In a single window of the Nodularia spumigena CCY9414 genome:
- a CDS encoding YdcF family protein, protein MFLYLSKLLPLFFYPLGLMSISLIVALVTLWKRPRIAAIAISLALTLLLVCSNAWVAKSLVRSLEWQYLPPNPVPNAEAIVVLGGATKSAYPPRPTVDLSETGDRVIYAAQLYRQNKAPIIILSGGRIDWRGGGESESADMANVLTSIGIPSEVIVQEPDSLNTYQNAVNVKKILESRGIGKVLLVTSAMHMPRSIQIFQRQGINAIAAPTDFLVSQGELQELSSTPKAAILNLLPDSNNLQQFTSALKEYIGSFVYSWRGWL, encoded by the coding sequence ATGTTTTTATACCTCTCTAAGTTACTGCCACTATTTTTTTATCCTCTGGGACTAATGAGTATTAGTTTGATAGTGGCATTGGTAACATTGTGGAAACGACCACGCATAGCAGCGATCGCTATTTCTTTGGCTTTAACTTTATTGCTGGTTTGCAGTAATGCTTGGGTGGCTAAATCCTTGGTGCGATCGCTAGAATGGCAATATCTCCCTCCTAACCCAGTACCGAATGCAGAGGCGATTGTCGTTTTAGGTGGTGCAACTAAATCAGCTTATCCTCCCCGGCCGACTGTGGATTTAAGTGAAACAGGCGATCGCGTGATTTATGCGGCTCAATTATATCGCCAAAACAAAGCCCCAATCATTATTCTCAGTGGTGGTCGGATTGATTGGCGTGGTGGTGGTGAGTCAGAATCGGCAGATATGGCAAATGTTCTCACATCTATTGGTATTCCCTCAGAGGTAATTGTTCAGGAACCGGACTCTCTGAATACTTACCAAAATGCGGTAAATGTCAAGAAAATTCTAGAATCTCGTGGTATTGGTAAAGTATTATTAGTGACTTCGGCAATGCATATGCCGCGATCAATCCAAATTTTCCAGCGTCAAGGTATAAATGCCATTGCTGCACCTACTGATTTTCTCGTCAGTCAAGGTGAACTGCAAGAACTCAGCAGCACTCCCAAAGCCGCTATCCTCAATTTATTACCTGACAGCAATAATCTACAGCAATTTACTAGCGCCCTCAAAGAATATATTGGTAGTTTTGTCTATAGCTGGCGCGGTTGGCTGTGA
- the mutL gene encoding DNA mismatch repair endonuclease MutL — MASTIQALPTEVVYLITAGEVIDSLASVVRELVENSLDAGATRIVVSLWPQQWRIRVADNGCGMDEYDLQQAALAHSTSKIRSSEDLWKINSLGFRGEALHSLTTLADLEILSRPRAANVGWRVVYGEGGQAVELEATAIAPGTVVTVSHLFGNCAVRRQGLPTSAQQMRGVQLAIQQIALCHPHVTWQVWQNDRQWFSISPAASTAQLLPQILPQVRQGDLNEIKLELPIPHSQLNLVVGLPDRCHRRRPDWVRVAINGRMVKLPELEQTTLSAFHRTLPRDRYPICLLNLTISPDQINWNRNPAKSEIYLNEIGYWQEQITTAIDKALRISSANFKESVQTTRVSKILKAAEAKGGYHVNPENTPEHNNTLHSLKAIAQLSNTYIVVEHPNGMWLVEQHIAHERVLYEQICDNWQLVPIEPAIILYQLSAAQVLQLQRIGLDIEPFGEQLWAIRTIPAPLQQREDRADAILELSWGGDLQVAQVAVACRSAIRNGTPMTIPEMQTLLNQWQRTRNPRTCPHGRPIYLSLEEPALARFFRRNWVIGKSHGI, encoded by the coding sequence ATGGCATCTACTATTCAAGCTCTACCGACAGAAGTCGTATATCTAATTACTGCTGGAGAGGTAATCGACTCTTTAGCCTCTGTGGTGCGGGAATTGGTGGAAAATTCCCTAGACGCAGGCGCAACCCGCATTGTAGTTTCTCTTTGGCCGCAGCAGTGGCGCATCCGCGTGGCAGATAACGGTTGCGGAATGGACGAATATGATTTGCAACAAGCAGCATTGGCACACAGCACCAGCAAAATTCGCTCTAGTGAAGATTTATGGAAGATTAACAGTTTGGGCTTTCGCGGTGAAGCGTTGCACAGTTTGACAACTTTGGCAGATTTGGAGATTTTGAGCCGTCCAAGGGCTGCAAACGTGGGCTGGCGGGTTGTTTATGGTGAGGGTGGTCAAGCTGTAGAATTGGAAGCGACTGCGATCGCACCTGGTACAGTAGTTACAGTTTCTCATCTCTTCGGTAATTGTGCCGTGCGTCGTCAAGGTTTACCCACATCCGCCCAGCAAATGCGAGGCGTACAATTAGCAATTCAACAAATCGCCCTGTGTCACCCCCATGTTACTTGGCAAGTTTGGCAAAATGACCGCCAATGGTTCAGTATCTCTCCCGCAGCTTCCACTGCACAACTCCTACCGCAAATTCTCCCCCAGGTGCGACAAGGTGATTTAAACGAAATCAAACTAGAACTACCCATTCCCCACTCCCAACTCAATTTAGTGGTAGGCTTACCTGACAGATGTCATCGTCGCCGCCCTGATTGGGTACGGGTAGCGATTAACGGCCGCATGGTAAAATTGCCGGAATTAGAGCAAACGACTTTATCAGCATTTCATAGAACATTACCACGCGATCGCTATCCGATTTGTTTATTAAATCTGACCATTTCTCCTGACCAAATTAACTGGAATCGAAACCCCGCCAAAAGTGAAATTTACCTGAATGAAATTGGTTATTGGCAAGAACAAATTACCACAGCAATTGACAAAGCACTCCGCATAAGTTCAGCCAATTTCAAAGAATCTGTTCAAACAACCAGAGTCAGTAAAATACTCAAAGCCGCAGAAGCCAAAGGCGGTTATCATGTTAATCCTGAAAATACCCCTGAACATAATAATACACTGCATTCTTTAAAGGCGATCGCCCAACTGAGCAACACCTATATAGTAGTAGAACATCCCAATGGAATGTGGTTAGTAGAACAACACATAGCCCATGAGCGAGTATTATATGAGCAAATCTGTGATAACTGGCAACTTGTACCCATTGAACCCGCCATCATTCTTTATCAACTCTCAGCAGCGCAAGTATTACAACTGCAAAGAATCGGTTTAGATATAGAACCCTTTGGGGAACAACTTTGGGCAATTCGCACCATACCCGCACCTTTACAACAGCGAGAAGACCGTGCAGACGCAATTTTAGAACTCAGTTGGGGCGGAGATTTACAAGTAGCCCAAGTAGCCGTCGCCTGTCGCAGTGCTATTCGTAATGGTACACCCATGACTATCCCAGAAATGCAGACATTATTAAATCAATGGCAACGGACTCGCAACCCCCGCACCTGTCCCCACGGTCGCCCCATTTATTTATCCTTAGAAGAACCAGCTTTAGCCAGATTTTTCCGGCGTAATTGGGTAATTGGTAAAAGTCACGGTATTTAA
- a CDS encoding adenosine deaminase has protein sequence MALYAELHRHLGGSVVPRVLWRYFERHATDLIARFAEYAEFEDFYTRPRNTLDEYLELHTLVESVQTVETLPYFIYRLLRGAYIFENLAYLELRYTPYLRTPEHLSQTQRIDKMAEIVEVVGKASHLPEYPIVTSQILCMHSRLPYEVNRAIIDLAVQNQQYVCGIDVAGGDRYYEERLEEWVSLYDYGRSHGINTTGHLYETTDGCHPKLLPYLMRIGHGIQIPLLSPELLTDIARRGQCLEVCPTTYLKTGTLQDIRQLKLVFDRCFASGVDIAICTDNAGLHNMRLPFEYENLLTYDIINFEQLQACQNAAFRHAFAWPHNQPPASLLNKLLKPELPKVLARTD, from the coding sequence ATGGCCTTATATGCTGAGTTACATAGACACCTGGGGGGTTCAGTTGTTCCCCGTGTGTTGTGGCGGTACTTTGAGCGCCATGCTACAGATTTAATTGCTCGTTTTGCTGAATATGCGGAATTTGAAGACTTTTACACGCGTCCTCGCAACACTTTAGATGAGTATCTAGAATTACACACTTTAGTGGAAAGTGTGCAAACTGTAGAAACCTTACCTTACTTTATTTATCGCTTATTGCGCGGTGCTTATATCTTTGAAAATTTGGCTTATTTAGAATTACGTTATACACCATACTTACGGACACCGGAACATCTGAGTCAAACCCAAAGAATTGACAAGATGGCGGAAATTGTGGAGGTGGTGGGAAAAGCTAGTCATTTACCAGAGTATCCGATTGTGACGAGCCAAATTCTTTGTATGCACTCGCGTTTACCTTATGAGGTGAATCGGGCGATAATTGATTTGGCTGTGCAGAATCAACAGTACGTTTGTGGTATTGATGTGGCTGGCGGCGATCGCTATTATGAAGAACGTCTAGAAGAATGGGTCAGCTTGTATGATTATGGGCGATCGCACGGCATTAACACAACTGGACACCTTTACGAAACCACCGATGGCTGTCACCCCAAACTCTTACCCTACCTGATGCGAATTGGTCACGGTATCCAAATTCCCCTATTATCTCCAGAGTTATTAACAGATATAGCTAGACGGGGACAATGTTTAGAAGTTTGTCCCACAACTTACCTCAAAACAGGTACTTTACAGGATATCCGCCAACTAAAATTAGTTTTTGACCGTTGTTTTGCCTCTGGGGTAGATATTGCCATTTGTACTGATAACGCTGGGTTGCATAATATGCGCTTACCGTTTGAGTACGAAAATCTTTTGACTTACGATATCATTAATTTTGAACAGTTACAAGCTTGTCAAAATGCAGCCTTCCGCCATGCTTTTGCTTGGCCTCACAATCAACCCCCTGCATCTCTATTGAACAAATTACTTAAGCCTGAACTTCCGAAAGTTTTAGCCAGGACAGATTAG
- a CDS encoding ferredoxin-thioredoxin reductase variable chain, protein MQVEMLVEQQKLDINVAMKVGDRVRVKESVVMYHHPEHRGQAFDIKGTEGEVIGIATEWQGRPVSANLPILVRFTKKFKAHLRENELEVI, encoded by the coding sequence ATGCAGGTGGAGATGCTTGTGGAACAGCAAAAGCTAGATATAAATGTTGCTATGAAAGTTGGCGATCGCGTCCGTGTTAAAGAGTCGGTAGTAATGTATCATCATCCTGAGCATCGCGGTCAGGCTTTTGATATCAAAGGTACAGAAGGTGAAGTCATCGGTATTGCTACTGAATGGCAAGGTAGACCGGTCAGCGCTAATCTGCCAATTTTAGTCAGGTTTACTAAAAAATTTAAAGCTCATTTACGTGAAAATGAGTTAGAAGTCATTTAA
- a CDS encoding adenylosuccinate synthase, whose protein sequence is MANVIVIGAQWGDEGKGKITDLLSRSADVVVRYQGGVNAGHTIVVEGQTFKLHLIPSGILYPNTECIIGCGTVIDPQVLIAELDQLEELNISTAKLLISETAHVTMPYHRLIDQASEERRGSHKIGTTGRGIGPTYADKSERTGIRILDLIDPEALREKLEWTINYKNTILEKLYNLPPLNPQEVIEQYLGYADRLRPYVVDTSLKIYDSILKRRNILFEGAQGTLLDLDHGTYPYVTSSNPVAGGACVGTGLGPTMIDRVIGVSKAYTTRVGEGPFPTELHGKVGELLCDRGAEFGTTTGRKRRCGWFDAVIGRYAVRINGMDCMAITKLDVLDELEEIQVCVAYEIDGDRCEHFPTSSRRFAQCRPIYKTLPGWQVSTSECRTLEDLPPQALDYLKFLAELMEVPIAIVSLGASRDQTIIVEDPIHGPKRALLHPDGTPASLLSA, encoded by the coding sequence TTGGCTAACGTAATTGTCATAGGTGCCCAGTGGGGCGATGAAGGAAAAGGTAAAATAACAGATTTACTCAGCCGCTCCGCAGATGTGGTGGTACGTTACCAAGGGGGAGTGAACGCTGGACATACCATAGTAGTCGAAGGACAAACCTTTAAGCTGCACTTAATCCCCTCTGGTATTCTTTACCCAAATACTGAGTGTATTATTGGCTGTGGAACAGTCATAGACCCACAGGTTTTAATCGCAGAACTCGATCAACTAGAAGAATTAAATATTTCTACTGCCAAGCTGTTAATATCTGAGACAGCCCATGTCACGATGCCTTATCATCGGTTGATTGACCAGGCATCAGAAGAGCGACGCGGAAGTCACAAAATCGGCACTACAGGCAGAGGCATTGGCCCCACCTATGCTGATAAATCAGAGCGTACAGGTATCAGAATTTTAGATTTGATCGACCCGGAAGCGCTACGTGAGAAGTTGGAATGGACGATTAATTATAAAAACACAATTTTAGAAAAACTTTACAACCTACCGCCTTTAAATCCCCAAGAAGTAATTGAGCAATATCTGGGTTACGCCGATCGCTTGCGGCCTTACGTGGTTGATACATCATTAAAAATATATGATTCCATCCTGAAGCGGCGCAATATTTTATTTGAAGGCGCACAAGGTACGCTTCTGGACTTAGATCACGGTACTTACCCTTATGTCACCTCTTCTAACCCGGTAGCCGGTGGGGCTTGCGTTGGTACGGGTTTAGGGCCGACAATGATAGATCGGGTGATTGGAGTGTCAAAAGCCTACACCACACGGGTAGGAGAAGGGCCTTTCCCCACCGAATTGCATGGAAAAGTGGGAGAATTGTTATGCGATCGCGGTGCGGAATTTGGCACAACCACAGGACGCAAGCGGCGCTGTGGCTGGTTTGATGCCGTCATCGGTCGTTATGCAGTGCGAATTAATGGTATGGACTGTATGGCCATTACCAAACTCGATGTTCTCGACGAACTAGAGGAAATTCAAGTTTGTGTCGCCTACGAAATAGATGGCGATCGCTGCGAACACTTCCCCACTAGCTCCCGTCGCTTTGCTCAATGTCGCCCCATTTACAAAACCCTCCCAGGTTGGCAGGTATCGACAAGCGAATGTCGTACCCTAGAAGACTTACCACCGCAAGCACTAGACTACCTGAAATTCTTAGCCGAATTGATGGAAGTTCCCATTGCGATCGTCTCTTTAGGAGCCAGCCGCGATCAAACCATCATCGTTGAAGACCCAATCCACGGGCCAAAACGTGCTTTATTGCATCCTGACGGTACACCCGCTTCTTTGCTAAGTGCTTAG
- a CDS encoding NAD(P)H-binding protein, whose amino-acid sequence MKAFVAGATGETGRRIVQELIARNIPVRALVRDVEKARAILPPDVELVLGDVLEAQSLNAALGDSTVLLCATGAKPSFDPTGPYKVDFEGTKNLVDAAKAKGIEHFVFVSSLCVSQLFHPLNLFWLILVWKKQAEEYIQKSGLTYTIVRPGGLKNEDNSDAIVMQSADTLFDGSIPRQKVAQVAVESLFKSASRNKVVEVVAKPDATSKNFEELFANVA is encoded by the coding sequence ATGAAAGCATTTGTAGCCGGAGCAACAGGTGAAACAGGTCGCCGCATTGTCCAAGAACTCATAGCCCGAAATATTCCCGTGCGGGCTTTAGTCAGAGATGTAGAGAAAGCTAGGGCTATTTTACCTCCTGATGTTGAGTTAGTTTTGGGCGATGTCTTAGAAGCACAAAGCCTGAATGCTGCTTTAGGAGATAGTACAGTTTTACTGTGCGCCACTGGTGCAAAACCCAGCTTTGACCCCACTGGTCCCTATAAGGTCGATTTTGAAGGTACTAAAAATTTAGTTGATGCTGCTAAGGCTAAAGGAATTGAGCATTTTGTTTTTGTCTCTTCTTTGTGTGTTTCCCAGTTATTTCATCCGTTGAACTTGTTTTGGTTGATTTTGGTGTGGAAAAAACAAGCAGAGGAATACATTCAAAAAAGTGGTTTAACTTATACTATTGTCCGCCCTGGTGGTTTGAAAAATGAAGATAACTCTGATGCAATTGTGATGCAGAGTGCTGATACCTTATTTGATGGTAGTATTCCTCGACAGAAAGTCGCTCAGGTGGCTGTTGAGTCTCTGTTTAAGTCAGCTTCACGCAATAAAGTTGTTGAGGTTGTGGCTAAACCAGATGCTACCTCGAAAAATTTTGAAGAACTATTTGCTAATGTTGCTTAA
- the menH gene encoding 2-succinyl-6-hydroxy-2,4-cyclohexadiene-1-carboxylate synthase: MRLGNYKLYYSLINNSNKPVILFLHGFMGNIHEFDEAIKVLAEEFSFLTIDLPGHGKTQVFGGDEYYTMANTANAVINLLDELKIQQCFLVGYSMGGRLGLYLTLHFPERFTKVVLESASPGLATETERLARVKSDAQIARKLARSITKADFATFLQNWYIQPIFGEIKNHPKFATMLESRLQNNPVELTKSLQFMGTGNQPSLWEKLDTNITPLLLLTGEYDQKFIDINTEIVQKYQIAQLKVINHAGHNIHLENTEEFVKHIRDFLTNSTPMQNSPFSL, translated from the coding sequence ATGAGATTAGGAAATTATAAACTTTATTATTCTTTAATTAACAACTCAAATAAACCAGTTATTCTATTTTTGCATGGTTTTATGGGTAACATTCATGAATTTGATGAAGCTATAAAAGTACTAGCTGAAGAATTTTCATTTTTAACAATTGACCTCCCCGGACATGGTAAAACTCAAGTCTTCGGTGGGGATGAATACTATACAATGGCAAATACTGCTAATGCTGTAATTAACTTACTAGACGAGTTAAAAATTCAGCAATGCTTTTTAGTGGGTTATTCAATGGGTGGAAGATTAGGCTTATATCTAACTCTACATTTCCCAGAGCGTTTTACTAAAGTTGTCCTCGAATCAGCATCCCCAGGTTTAGCCACAGAAACAGAACGGTTAGCAAGAGTGAAAAGTGATGCTCAAATAGCTAGAAAATTAGCTAGAAGTATTACCAAAGCAGATTTTGCTACTTTTTTACAAAATTGGTATATTCAGCCCATATTTGGCGAAATAAAAAATCATCCCAAATTTGCAACCATGTTAGAAAGTCGGTTGCAAAATAATCCAGTTGAATTAACTAAATCTTTGCAATTCATGGGAACTGGTAATCAACCTTCTTTATGGGAAAAACTCGACACAAATATCACACCTTTGCTATTATTAACAGGGGAATATGATCAGAAGTTTATAGATATTAATACAGAAATAGTGCAAAAATATCAAATTGCCCAGCTAAAAGTAATTAATCATGCTGGGCATAATATTCACTTAGAAAATACCGAAGAATTTGTAAAACACATCAGAGACTTTTTAACTAATTCCACACCCATGCAAAATTCCCCCTTTTCCCTCTAA
- the psb35 gene encoding photosystem II assembly protein Psb35 has product MNLLMQTATEAAAKGSQFPLAFTLVYVVGFIAAVTIGSIAWYNSKRPAGWESKDRPDFVPEIEKEETPGVGEPKS; this is encoded by the coding sequence ATGAATTTATTGATGCAAACTGCAACTGAAGCAGCCGCCAAAGGTTCCCAATTTCCTCTAGCTTTTACTTTAGTGTATGTAGTTGGTTTTATTGCTGCTGTCACCATTGGTTCTATTGCTTGGTACAACTCCAAACGACCTGCCGGTTGGGAAAGCAAAGATCGTCCTGATTTTGTACCTGAGATTGAAAAAGAAGAAACTCCGGGGGTGGGTGAACCGAAGTCTTAA
- a CDS encoding rhodanese-like domain-containing protein → MISDLVAEVHDLKFRLEWGQPAFTIIDVRDRHTYNYNRITGAMQMPLDELVKRAKSALHQERQIYIYGDSDTQAGYAVQLLRAAGFMNATVLRGGIKAWKIVGGATEGVAA, encoded by the coding sequence ATGATTAGTGATTTAGTTGCTGAAGTTCATGATCTAAAGTTTCGTTTGGAATGGGGACAACCAGCGTTTACAATCATAGATGTGCGCGATCGCCACACATACAATTACAATCGCATCACAGGCGCAATGCAAATGCCCTTAGATGAATTGGTAAAACGCGCCAAATCTGCACTACACCAAGAACGCCAGATTTATATATATGGCGATAGCGACACACAAGCCGGCTACGCAGTCCAATTATTACGAGCTGCTGGCTTTATGAATGCAACCGTACTCAGAGGCGGTATCAAAGCCTGGAAAATAGTTGGTGGTGCGACAGAAGGCGTAGCCGCTTAA
- a CDS encoding AAA family ATPase produces the protein MTEVNLPVLIQQMLQPGFYPHKVTEPIQLIQTHISYVLLTGDYAYKLKKAVNFGFLDFSTLEKRKHFCQEELRLNQRGAAQLYLEVLPVTMVDEQHHLAGTGKAVEYALKMRQFPQELLFSTLFEQGKLNETHLEDLGKVVAQYHAKSATDDYIRSFGEVPQVRAAIDENYQQTEKYIGGPQTPKQFQETKKYTDNFFVERPELFTSRVENNYIRECHGDLHMRNIALWNDKITLFDCIEFNEPFRFVDVMYDVAFTVMDLEARHSPNLANAFLNTYVEQTGDWEGLQVLPLYLSRQAYVRAKVTSFLLDDPSIPETVKEEAAKTAAQYYTQAWEYTKPKAGKLILMSGVSGSGKSTTAKYLARELQAIQIRSDAVRKHLGGISLGERGGDDLYTPEMTQKTYARLLNLGIILAQQGFHVILDAKYDKQHLRQDAIAQAEKHQLPLQIIYCTAPLEVVQERLANRTGDIADATVDLLTSQLQQAEAFTAAEKPYVQIWDTTQPPQTQLK, from the coding sequence ATGACAGAAGTAAATCTTCCAGTTTTAATTCAGCAGATGTTACAGCCGGGATTTTATCCCCATAAAGTAACAGAACCAATTCAATTGATTCAAACTCATATTTCCTATGTCCTACTCACGGGAGATTACGCCTATAAGCTGAAAAAAGCCGTGAATTTTGGCTTTTTGGATTTTTCTACCTTAGAGAAACGCAAACATTTTTGTCAGGAAGAATTGCGGTTGAATCAACGCGGAGCAGCTCAACTGTATTTGGAAGTATTGCCGGTGACTATGGTGGATGAGCAACATCATCTGGCTGGAACAGGAAAGGCTGTAGAGTATGCGCTGAAAATGCGCCAGTTCCCCCAAGAGTTGCTGTTTAGTACACTCTTTGAGCAAGGTAAGTTAAATGAGACTCACCTGGAGGATTTGGGCAAAGTTGTCGCTCAATACCACGCGAAATCTGCAACTGATGATTATATTCGCAGTTTTGGCGAAGTGCCGCAGGTACGGGCGGCAATTGACGAGAATTATCAACAAACTGAGAAGTATATTGGTGGCCCTCAGACACCCAAACAGTTTCAGGAAACAAAGAAATATACAGATAATTTTTTTGTAGAACGTCCAGAATTATTTACCAGCAGAGTGGAAAATAATTACATTCGCGAATGTCATGGTGATTTACACATGAGAAATATTGCTCTGTGGAATGACAAAATTACCCTTTTTGATTGCATTGAGTTTAATGAGCCGTTTCGCTTTGTCGATGTCATGTATGATGTGGCGTTTACGGTGATGGATTTAGAAGCGCGACACAGCCCTAATTTGGCTAATGCGTTTTTGAATACCTACGTTGAGCAAACTGGTGATTGGGAAGGTTTACAGGTATTACCTTTGTATTTAAGCCGTCAGGCTTATGTGCGGGCTAAGGTGACTTCATTTCTGTTAGATGACCCCAGTATCCCAGAGACAGTTAAGGAAGAAGCAGCAAAAACGGCGGCACAATATTACACACAGGCTTGGGAGTACACTAAACCCAAAGCCGGAAAACTAATTTTAATGTCTGGGGTTTCGGGTTCGGGAAAGTCTACCACCGCTAAGTATTTAGCTCGTGAACTACAAGCCATTCAGATTCGCTCAGATGCGGTGCGGAAACATTTGGGGGGAATTTCTCTTGGGGAACGTGGTGGGGATGATTTATATACTCCGGAAATGACCCAAAAAACTTATGCTCGCTTGCTGAATTTGGGAATTATACTGGCGCAGCAAGGTTTTCATGTGATTTTAGATGCCAAGTATGATAAACAACACCTGCGACAAGATGCGATCGCTCAAGCTGAAAAACACCAACTTCCCCTGCAAATTATTTACTGCACAGCACCTTTAGAAGTTGTGCAAGAGCGTCTGGCTAATCGCACTGGTGATATTGCTGATGCTACTGTTGATTTATTAACATCGCAACTTCAGCAAGCCGAAGCATTTACCGCCGCCGAAAAACCCTATGTGCAGATTTGGGATACAACTCAACCACCACAGACACAACTAAAATAG
- a CDS encoding glycoside hydrolase family protein, producing MGPIASLLGFVCLLQWYIHGTLRSPTDPVFRVQQPPLVMQGGDPHIRALMRTISASEANGPRPYSLLYGGQQVHDLSRHPEKCVTIVTGPNKGNCSTAAGRYQIINNTWFEIAPRYHPKPPGNMMFWSAYSFEAEYQDVVVYRWLNDRKVWGTDISQLLQKGKINDVLRRLSPTWTSLGYGIETNSISNSLPNIYQKMLQEELKVVNQPASVIMTPKRSF from the coding sequence ATTGGTCCTATCGCCTCACTGCTTGGCTTTGTGTGCTTGTTGCAGTGGTACATACATGGTACATTGCGATCGCCTACTGATCCTGTATTTAGAGTCCAACAGCCACCTTTAGTTATGCAAGGGGGTGATCCTCATATCCGCGCTTTGATGCGAACCATCTCCGCCAGTGAGGCCAATGGTCCTCGTCCTTATTCTCTTTTATATGGTGGTCAACAGGTCCATGACCTCAGCCGTCATCCGGAAAAATGTGTCACTATTGTCACAGGGCCAAATAAAGGTAATTGTTCCACTGCGGCTGGTAGATATCAAATTATTAATAATACTTGGTTTGAAATCGCCCCTCGCTATCATCCAAAACCTCCCGGAAACATGATGTTTTGGTCTGCTTATAGTTTTGAAGCTGAGTATCAAGATGTTGTGGTTTACCGTTGGTTGAATGATAGAAAGGTTTGGGGAACTGATATTTCTCAACTTTTGCAAAAGGGCAAAATTAACGATGTTTTGCGGCGACTTTCTCCCACTTGGACAAGTCTAGGATACGGTATAGAGACTAATTCAATTAGTAATTCTTTGCCGAATATTTATCAGAAAATGTTGCAGGAGGAATTAAAGGTTGTTAATCAACCAGCATCTGTAATTATGACTCCAAAACGGAGTTTTTAA
- the rplY gene encoding 50S ribosomal protein L25, with amino-acid sequence MAIQVESQKRPEGSKPNALRRSGLIPANLYGHKGAESISLVVDAKTIERLLKQAAVNKTEIELNIPELEWNGKTVLREVQSHPAKGFIYHVSFFATSPD; translated from the coding sequence ATGGCTATTCAAGTCGAATCTCAAAAGCGCCCAGAAGGTAGCAAGCCCAATGCTTTACGCCGTTCTGGTCTTATCCCTGCTAATTTGTACGGTCACAAAGGTGCCGAATCAATTTCTTTAGTAGTTGATGCCAAAACCATTGAACGCCTGCTCAAACAAGCTGCTGTTAACAAAACAGAAATTGAACTGAATATCCCTGAACTTGAGTGGAACGGTAAAACTGTACTGCGAGAAGTTCAGTCCCATCCAGCTAAGGGTTTTATCTATCACGTCAGCTTTTTTGCAACTTCTCCAGACTAA
- a CDS encoding secondary thiamine-phosphate synthase enzyme YjbQ, which translates to MAHYQKLLKISTTGKNFQNITAKIAAAVAESGVETGLCTLFLRHTSASLVIQENADPDVLVDLANFMAKLVPESAKYIHNAEGADDMPAHIRTALTHTSEHIPINRGHLVLGTWQGIYIWEHRQRSHTRELVIHISD; encoded by the coding sequence ATGGCTCACTACCAAAAACTCCTAAAAATTTCTACTACAGGCAAAAATTTTCAGAATATCACTGCAAAAATTGCCGCCGCAGTTGCAGAGTCTGGGGTAGAAACTGGACTTTGTACCTTGTTTTTACGCCACACCTCCGCCAGTTTAGTCATACAAGAAAATGCTGACCCAGATGTACTGGTGGATTTAGCCAACTTTATGGCAAAATTAGTGCCAGAATCGGCCAAATATATCCACAATGCCGAAGGTGCAGACGATATGCCAGCACATATACGCACAGCACTCACCCATACCTCAGAACATATTCCCATAAATCGCGGTCATTTAGTCCTGGGAACTTGGCAAGGGATTTATATTTGGGAACATCGTCAGCGTAGTCATACCAGAGAATTAGTTATCCACATTTCTGATTAG